From one Ursus arctos isolate Adak ecotype North America chromosome Y, UrsArc2.0, whole genome shotgun sequence genomic stretch:
- the LOC113249003 gene encoding heat shock transcription factor, Y-linked-like, which produces MAYVSSEIQDDSPKDGSTGSAATISSPLCDHRFTGDVDLRSMIEENAFQALSGGSLIKRPRYTFCVSEPDEDNDFFSLTFPRKLWKIVESDQFKSIWWDEKGTSIVINEELFKKEVLERKAPFRIFETGSMKSLVRQLNLYGFSKMRQSFQRSASLADFLAEEKEVSVLSKLQFYHNPNFKRGCPQLLVRMKRRVGIKNASTVSLVQDFNKKPCRGGDNVDSPNSGFVPETIRERVCSNSTNLNEPLIRKPSPSQRIATTTTPMRSDFSPASTMSVRPSEQIGMEQHAILNQLTTFHMHSHSSYTQANGHIVNFVTTTTSTSQYRIISPLQSSYFGTMVEPSTFPTTYADLSASEARFSNLQPAGNPWFTMPMIADTSSASLSRSTHQPFPSYAHHPNYN; this is translated from the exons ATGGCATATGTTTCTTCAGAAATTCAAGATGATTCTCCTAAAGATGGATCGACTGGTTCCGCAGCCACCATTAGCTCTCCTTTGTGTGATCACAGATTCACTGGAGATGTGGACCTAAGGTCTATGATTGAAGAAAATGCTTTTCAGGCCTTGTCAGGAGGATCCTTGATAAAAAGACCACGTTATACATTCTGTGTCTCTGAACCAGATgaagataatgattttttttctctgacttttcccagaaaactctggaaaatagttgAAAGTGATCAATTCAAGTCAATTTGGTGGGATGAGAAAGGAACTTCTATAGTGATTAATGAGGAACTCTTCAAGAAAGAAGTTTTGGAGAGAAAGGCTCCTTTCAGAATATTTGAAACTGGAAGTATGAAGAGTTTAGTTCGCCAGCTTAATCTTTATGGATTTAGTAAAATGCGACAGAGTTTTCAAAGATCTGCTTCTCTGGCTGACTTTctagcagaagaaaaagaagtctcTGTTTTAAGCAag TTACAGTTCTATCataatccaaattttaaaagaggCTGCCCCCAACTTTTAgtaagaatgaaaagaagagtCGGGATTAAAAATGCTTCTACAGTATCACTAGTTCAAGATTTCAACAAGAAACCCTGCAGAGGAGGGGATAATGTGGATAGTCCTAATTCTGGTTTTGTTCCTGAAACTATTCGAGAAAGGGTATGTTCAAACTCCACCAATTTAAATGAGCCTCTGATAAGGAAGCCTTCTCCCAGCCAGAGAATTGCTACTACAACTACCCCCATGAGAAGTGATTTTTCTCCTGCATCAACAATGTCAGTCAGACCTTCCGAACAAATTGGAATGGAACAACATGCTATTTTAAACCAGTTGACCACTTTTCACATGCACTCACATAGCAGCTACACTCAAGCAAATGGCCACATTGTGAACTTTGTTACAACTACAACTTCTACATCTCAGTACCGTATCATATCTCCCTTACAGAGCAGTTATTTTGGAACAATGGTCGAGCCTTCTACTTTTCCAACTACATATGCTGATCTGTCAGCCAGTGAGGCTCGTTTTTCTAACCTGCAACCAGCAGGCAACCCATGGTTCACAATGCCAATGATAGCTGATACTTCTTCTGCCTCACTTTCAAGGTCAACTCATCAACCCTTTCCATCGTATGCACATCATCCTAATTACAACTGA